The Stigmatella ashevillena genomic sequence CTGGCGAGTAGACGTGCTGGACGGCAGGCGTCATCACCGTGCCGAATTTGAGCAGGTTGACCCGGTGCCCGCGGGGGCCCAGCTCCATGGCCAGGTGGCGGACATAGATTTCCAGCGCCGCCTTGGCGGCGGTGATGGCGACCGTGTTGTACAGGTGCGACTCGGTGAGGGGATTGGTCAATCCCAGGAGCAGCGCCTCGGGCGCGAGCAGATCCCTGGCCACCAGCGCCTGGGCCCAATACACGAACGAGTGGGCCATGGCATGGAAGGTGCGCTCGATTTGCCGATGATGAAGCTGGTCCTGCTCCCCCGAGACGAGGCGCCCCAGCGAGCCACTGGCCAGCGAATGGACGAAGAGCTTCACGCTCCGGGGACCGGCCTGGGCCAGCACCGCCTCGGCGCCCTTGACCGCGCCCTCGGGCGAGCCCGCATCCGCCTGATGCATCACGATGCGGCCGCCCATCTGGGCGATCTCCTGCTCCAACCGGGCCGCCTGTTCGAGGTACCGGCCCCGGTGCACACCAAACACATCAAAGCCCCGCGATCGGGCCATCTCCAAGGCAATGGCGGCCCCCGTACCCGAGGAGGCTCCCAGAATGACGGCCCAGGGTCTGGTGCTCATGACACCTCTCGCTGCGGAGCCCGTGCGCGATCCAGGAGTGCCTGCACGGTGCCGCGAACCTCGTGGTGGATGTGCCGCAACGCCTCCCGGTCGCCTGGATCCACTTGCCCCTCCAGGTGCCGGGTAAAAGGCGCTCCCACGTACTGGGTCATCTTCACGGGAAACGGGAGCGAGAATGGCCAGATCCCCGTTGCTCCCAGGCCCAACCAGAGTGGCAACTGCGCAGGGACTCCGAGGCGCTTGCCGAGCGCATGGCCATCGTTGAGGCCGACATAGGCATCGTCCACCCCCCTTCCCGCCACGGGAACGATGGGCAAACCGTACTTGATGGCCATCCGCAGGTAGCCGGTCCGCTCCCCCCAATCGACCTGATACCGGTGGCGAAAGCTCCGGCACCCCTCCCGTGTCCCCCCGGGCTGGACGAGGATGTGCTCTCCCCGCGCCACCACCTCCGTCAGCTCCTCGCCATCTCCAGTCACGAAGCCCAATCCGTCGATCCACCACCGCAACAACCGGTTCGCCTGGAACGCCCCGTGAATGATGCCATGTGGCAGGTACCCGAGCCGCTCGTAGAGTTCCACGGTGAGCATGCACTGATCGAACGCGAGCGGGCGGCCGTGATAGCCGACGATCAGCTTCGCGCCCGGACTCAACAGGGTGTCCAACCCGATGACTTCGTAACGGTGCCAGGCCCGCAGGGCTCGGAACACCGCCAGCCACGACGCCAGGGGAGCCCCCCCCGCCTGCCTCATGAACCCATCCGGTAGAGGAGCGCCCCTCGGGAGACTCCCGCGCCCACACCTGCCATGAGGATCCGGTCTCCCGGGCGCACGGGCCGCGTCCGAAGGAGCCGATCCAAGCTGACCGGGATCGCCGCCGCTCCCACACTTCCCAGCTCCTCTACGACCGGAACGGTCCTGGCCGGATCCAACCCGAGCGCTTCGATGACCGAGTGGAACATGGAGCCGTTGGGCTGGTGTGGCAGGACCCATTCGATGTCACGCAGGGCCACCTGGGCCTGTTCCAGCACGGCCTGGGTGGCGCTGGACAAGGCTTCCAGAGCAATGCGCCGGATCTCCTCCTTCGCGGCGAAGAACTGAACCCGCTCGGGCCGACCGGTGAGCAGAGGGTGCCCCATGAACGTGTCCGGGGGCAAGGTGCCGTTGTTGGACAGCACCGAGCCGAGCAGCCCTTCTCCCTCGCGCGCGGCGCCCAGCACCACGGCGGCGGCCGCGTCTCCCAGCACCAGGTACGAGCGCGGGGAATCCGCCGCCACCGCGCGGGAGAGCATCTCCACGGTGACAATCGCCACGGGCCCCAACCCCGTGGCGATCGAGCGGGCGGCGATGTCGAAGGCCGACAGAAACCCCATGCAGGCATTGTTGAGATCGAACGCATCACAGGAACCCGAGAGCCCCAGCGCGGCGGCGACCTGGTTGGCGGTCGCGGGGATGAGGGTGTCTCCCCCCGTGGAGTTGACGAAGATGAGCCGGCGCAACGCACCGGCCGACAGCCCCGCCGTGCCCAGTGCCCCGCGCAGCACCTCCGCGCCCACCTCCGCCATGCGGGTTCCCGGCGCGCACCAGTGGCGGGTGTGAATGCCCGTCCGGGATTCCACGGTCTGGGGATCCCGTCCCAGAGCCGTGGCCAGCTCCGCCGTCGTCACCACCCGTCCAGGCGCGGCACTGGACGTGCCCAGGATGCGTACAGGAATCATCGCCACCTCCTCATGGGCCTTCGCTCACGTCACGGCAAACCACTGGGCCGTCGCCGCCAGGATCGACGGCGCTTGGACCTCCCCGCTGGCAACACACTGCTTGAGGTGCCGGAGCAACGTCTGAAAGGTGGCGATCGACGCCGTGTAGGACGCGAGTCCTGCGTACACGCCAATGAGGAAGAGCTGGTCGGCGATCTGCTGCACCGACAGGCCGGTCATCAAGCCCCAGTAGAGGTGGATGCCCAGAAACCGGCCATTGCCGTTCGTGCGAAGGACCTGCACGGTGATGAGGATCCGCTCGCGCTCCGTTGGGGACAAGCTGGAAATGCCTTCCCCCGAAGCCGACTTCGCCTCGGAGAAGAAATACGAGAGGAATGAGTTCGCATACCCCTGAATAGGAGGGAACGCTCCCACGAGCGTCTGCCGCGATGGCTCGATCATCCCATCCGGATTGAAGCCCCGCCGGAGGGCCTCGAGTTCTTCCGGGGTGAGAATGCCGACGAGTTCCACGGAAGGTGTAGAGGGTGGGGTCGACGGGTTCTCCAGCGCGTCAGCCCGCTGCACTGTTGTGGTCGGCATCCGGTGTCTCCTGAGGGGATTGTGAAGGAACAGCTTCCCGCTCTCTTCGGGGCAAACGCATCTCGTCCCATTTCTTCTGGATCCTTTCGAGGACGGACCGCGCGGCCTCTCGCGCCTGGTCCATGATCTCCTGGGAGTGGGCGTAGTCCCCGGGGGAATAGTGGACGAAGGGACTATTGAAAATGACATCGGCCACCTGGGCGGACTGCTGGCCCGAGGTATGGAAGACGATGATCATCGAGCGCATGACATCAATGACCCGCTCGATTGGGTTGAGTCCGTGCAGGAACCACCCCACCCGGGTAGGAAACAGGGGCTTCGAGCCCCGGCGGACCGGAGGCTTCGCCACCCCGTTGACGGCGACGATCAAGCTGGCGCCCCACGTCTTCAAAATGGCCGCGGGAACGTTTGCGATGAACCCCCCATCCACCAGCCGACACCCGTCCGAGAAGGCTGGAGAGAAGACCCCTGCCAGGGCCCCACTGGCACGCACGCCCGAGCCCAGGCTCCCCCAGCGCGCGATGTGCACCTGGGCGTTCGAGACATTCGTGGCCACGGGAAAGCAGGGCACCTCGAGTTCCTCCAGGTAGAGGCCGCCATTCATGCGATCGACGTACCAGGCAATCGCCTCGGAGCTGAGGAAGCTGGCTCGAACCACCCAGGACAGCAGGGAGAGCTGCTTCTGCAGCAGCTCCAGCCCCTCTGGGCCCCGGCCGCAATAGAAGGAAGCCACCAGGGCGCCAAAGCTCGTGCCGCTGACGAGATCGATGGGGATCCGCCGCTCCACCATGCCTTGAAGGACCACCAATCCGGCAAGTCCCCAGGAGCCTCCTCCTCCCAGCGCCACCCCGATGAGCCGCCCGGTGATGGCCCGCCCCCACCGCAGCAAGGTGTCCCGCTCCCGGGGAGACAACGTCGAGAACCGTTCCCAGTGCGTGAGACGGCGGGGATCCAACCGGAGCCGCACGGTCCCTACCGGGTCGGCCTGGGTGACGCGCCGGGGAGAAGGTCCCAGCAGCACCGTGACGAGGGTGGAGGCAGGCTCGAAGCCAGCAGGCAGCCGGACCTCTTCAGACGCCGAGTGCAGCAGAACCAGCTTCCAGACGAGCCCTCCCCTACGGGTCGGCACAAACCCATGCTCGCCATCCTCGGGCAGGGAGAGTCCCTCCCACAGGGAGGGGGCCACGCGGACAAAGAGGTAGTCCCATGAAGGCTCCGCGAGTGCCAAGGCCCGGAGCATCCCAGTGACGGCCGCTCCGCTGGGCGCCTGGACACGGTGGCGGGTCACCCCCTGGCCCTGGGAATCCACCCGAGGCGGACAGGGTGTCATCCGTGCCTCGGGGCCGGGTACGACGTCCACCACGAGGATGGCATCCCCATATTCCGCGCGAATGCCCTCCGCCACCGCATCCATCAAAGCCCGGAGCGGATCGATGCCCCACTCGCGTGCCGAGGCCCCCAGACTGCTCCGGAAGAGGACAATCTCGGGCAGGAGCGAGCCTCCCGTCGGCGGCTCCGGAGCCGTCCTTGGCTGGGAAGGCGCGTGTCCCCGGAGCCGCTTGAAGAGGGGGACCCGATGGTTCAGCCGTTCGCTGGCCGCGTGCGAGACGAAGGCCACGAGCGCGTTCTCCGAGCGGACCTCCACCAGGTAAGGCTCGCTTCTGTCTGGCGGTGGCATCAGCAAATCGCCGAACAGGTTGCCGACAGACAGGGGGCGCTCGATGATTTTCTCCACGGGACATGCCCGGGGGTCCACCAGCCGACGAAACTCGGCCAGCTCCCCTCGGAGCACCATGTACCCTCCCCTGCCTTCCCCGCTCTGCTGGCGGCACACGCTCTCGCCGCGCTTGTAGGTGCGCACCTCCGCCAGATCGATGAGGTCCACCAGCTGCCGGGCCTGAACGTTTCGGAACTGCTCCGTCTGGCGCAGGGCCTCGAAGAACAGGTGCTTCTTTTGTTGAAATTCGCCGTAGCCCTCGAGGATCTGCGCCAATTCGGGCAGCGCCGCGATTTCCTCCCCGGCCAGCAGGCGGACCCGGCACGCCGTCTCGGCCACGAGGTGGACAGGAAACCCTCCCTCGTCCTGAACGCCGCTCGGGCCCGCGGAATGGACCCAGACATCCCCCGCATAGAGGGATTTGTAGGGATCCACACTTCCCGGAAGAACCTGGGTCACGACAACCTCCCCAGACAAGACAATCAAGGCCCGAGGCCCGTTGGCTCCTGAGCCCTCTCTCTTGAGGGAGGCTCCCGGCGGGAAGCTTTTCGCCGGAAACACCCTATCGATGAGATACCCGTGGGCGCGTAACCATGCATCCAAGGCCGCGTTGCGCAGGGGAGGAAGCCCCGTTTCCACCGGCTCCCGGGGTGCCGCCCCTTCGAGCTCCCTCATCGCTCGCCACTCCTTGCGGGCCCCTCGTCGCACTGCTGGACCCGGACGGCTTTTCTACTACGGACGCTGTGCACATAACCTCGGGGTCCCAGATGCACCACCAGCAGCACTTTCATGGGGCCTCGCGGCTCTGCGAGGATGAAAAGAGGCCGAGAACAGGACGCCCAGGATTCCTTGGGTTTGGATGGCAGCATGCAAGAGGATCTGTCCTCGTTGGTGGTGGCACTTTCGAAGTCAGGAGACTTCGAGGAGGCGGCGACGCGGACGTTGAGCAGCTTGATGCGCCTCACAGAGGAGGCGATCGCCAGCAGCCGGTACAAGAACCATGGCAAGGTGCTCCGGGGCATGGTGCACCTGCGGCGCTCAGGAGGATACCTGCGCCTGGCCATCCTCGAACAGGGGGCCGCCACGGTGCAGTCGGCCGGGGGAGCGGTGGAAGCCCCCAGCCTCGTGTCGGCCACCGCCTGGCACTCGGTGGTGCAGCACAACTGTCCTGTCTTCATCGATGCCATTTTGGGAACACTCCGGCCTTACTCGCCCCAGGACACGGAACGGCTCGAGGAGCTCTTGCCCGGAGGGTTTGGCAGCCAGGAAAGCCGTCAGAGTTTCCTGAGCCGTCAGGCCTCTCATGTCTGCGTCATCCCCTTGCGGACGCTGGGCTCGGGCATCGGAGGAATGATTTCCCTGGAGGCGGACTGCCCCCCCGCGATGGGGCAGGACTTCGTCTGGCGCGAGTGTGTGGACCGGCTACAGATGGTCGCGGAGATCGCGGCGCCCTACCTCACAGGTCTGCCCTTCCCTCCCGCCCCCCAGGCGGAAGTGGACGAGTACATGCCGGTCATCGGCGTCTCGATGGCCAGCCTGCTGCCCATCCTGGACGTCTTCTCCCAGCAGGAAGAGAGCATCCTCATCAGCGGGGCCACCGGCGCAGGCAAATCGCGGCTGGCACGCTGGTGCCACGCACGGTCCAGCCGGCGCACGGGCCCTTTCGAGGTACTGGATCTGATTTCCGTGCCCGAGGACCTCCAGATGGCGGAGCTCTTCGGCTGGAAGCGCGGAGCCTTCACGGGTGCGGTGCGCGACAGCGTGGGGAGCCTCGGCCGGGCGGAGGGCGGGACGCTCTTCATCGATGAGATCGACAAGCTGTCGATGAAGGCCCAAGCGGGGCTGCTCCGGGTCCTGGAGGAACGAACCTACCGGGTGCTGGGCGATGGGACGGGAGACCGCTCGGCGGACGTGCGCTTCGTCATCGGCACGAACGTGGATCTCCGGGAAGCGGTGCGCGCGGGCCGCTTCCGGGAGGACCTCTATTACCGGATCAACGTGCTGCCGCTGCGCGTGCCGCTGCTGGACGAGCGCCGGGACGAAATTCCGAAGTGGGCGGAGTACATGGTGAACCGCCGACACCGCGAACAGTTCCCCGCGGGTCATGCCCGGTTGTCTCCGGAGGCGGAGCAGCAGTTGAGCAACCGCTCCTGGCCTGGGAACCTGCGGCAACTCGACAACATCATCCGCCGGGCCTACACGCTGGCGATGGTGGAGTACGGGGCCACTCCGGAGCTGCTCTTGAAAGAGGGCCACATCCTGCGGGCGCTCGAATACGAGGAGGCCACGGGCGAGACGCAGGCCCCCGAGAGAGGCTCCCGCTCCTTGACGGAGGCGATGCGCGCGGTGGCCACGGCCTTCATCGAGGAGGCCAAGCGCCGGGGCACACCGCTGGACCTGGGGCTGACCGAGGCGCTCACGGGAGTGGTGCTGGGACAGGCGGTCCAGGAGTTGGGCCGCGAGGAGGCCTTCCGGCTGGTGGGGCGAGAGAACCTGCTGAAGAACCGCAACCACCACAAGGTGCTCAAGCGGGAGCTGGAAAAGGTGGAGGCCCTCTACCGGGAGCTGACCGGAAGCAGCTCGCCGTTCAGCGGCCTGCTGCCAGACGAAGAGCCGGGCTGAGGTTACGGGAGGAGCCTCTCCTCCACGGCGCGCCACAGGGCTGTCCCGAGCACTTCCAACCCACCCGAGGTATCGAGGAGCGTCTGCGACGTCTTGCCCATCTGCACATGCGTCTCCCCGCCTACGAACAGGGGGAGCGGCCGTCGCCCGAGCCGTAGGAGACGCTCATCGTAGAAGGCCCCTGGGGCCTTTTCCTTGAGCAGCTTCGCCAGGGCCCCCATGTTGGCGATGCGCGTGGGCTGCATCGCGGCTCCCAAGAACGAGAAGTCAAGCTCGCGCTCGCGCAGCACCACCCGCTGCCCTCCCTTGCCGTACAGAAGGATGACTTGCTCGGTCTCCTCTTGCTGGGAGCGCACGGTGCGATCCTCCTTGCGGGACATCTTCAAGCCCTGGGTGGCGATGGCGGTCGACAGGGAGAACTTCGACGTCTGCTGAAGGGTCGCGGTCTCGGAGCGAACCGTGCTCGCGCCACGAAAGAGGGCCGAGACCTCGGCCCACGGAAGCGCGAGGGCAGCCCCCGTGCGAGGCTGAAAGCTCGCCCCTGAGGGCCCCAGGGTGGCGGAGCGCGCCACGATGCGCTGGCCTGGGAGGGACTCCGCACCCTCCACCACGAGCGCGGCCACCCCCGCCCCGCGCAGTTCGGACACGAGCCGGGCCGCCGCCTCGGGCGCGAGGCTGGCGAGGATCGCGGGGGGCTCTGGAGCCAGGCGGAGGCGCGCCTCGGCCAAGGTCAGCCCCACCGCACGGCCGAGCGCAGCGGCCGCACCCTCCAAGTCTTTCGGCATCCTCACGCAGGCAACAAGGCTCATGCCCCTAGCCTAGCGCTCTTTCGGCAGCGCAACACCTCACAGAAGACCGCTGGAGAGACGCGCAGTGATAGAATGCCATCTCAAGTGCTCACCCGAGGGCTACCTTGATAAAAAATCTGACGCTCAGGTTTGGCCAGACACCGGCCAGCTCCCCTCTGACCATTCCCGTTGGTTCCGCAGTCGTGATCGTCGGGCCAAACAACTCTGGCAAAAGCCGCCTGCTTCAAGAGATTGAGCATCTCCTCAAACAGGATCCGCAGCGAAAGCATGAATTCACCTTCCGCAAGAACGACATCCCTCAGAACAACATCCAGGAATACCTCCTCCTGAAGGATATCGAGCCCGAGTTCCCCCAGAATCCGAGCCTCTTGCAGATGCTAGTATCCCAGATCGAGACGGATCTACCTCAAGCAGCATTTGCGAGCCCTGGAGAAACACCTCTGCCGCAAACCGTCGCTGAAGGGATTAGTATCAATGACCTCTCCAAAGCGATGGACATGCTCACAGCGGGCAAGCTCGTCTTGACTTCGCAGACCCAACTTCTGATCGAGAAATTAAAAGGTTCCCTCGGCTCTTTTTGGGCAACGCTGCAATCGGATACCATCCTCAAGGAACTAAAGAATATCGGCCACTTCAGCAAAACATTCGAAGAGAACATCAAGAGCCATCAGGGCGAAGCCGAGCAAGCTCTCCGTGACACAATCAAAGCTGGCGTACTCATGCTCAGCGAGATGCAAAAAAATACACAGAGCCGCAGTGCCAAAGAAGCAATTATCGAGGTCGTCAAGGACGGACGGATTCGCATCAGGCCCTACCTCCATCTCATTGGGCCCAAGACCTTGCGGCTCGATGGGCGGCAACGCCTCGAACATGTGAGACCCACTGCGCTCCCTACGAAAGACGAGCGCAGCAACAACCCGCTCACCAAACTCCTCAAGGACACTCCCTCGCGTGAGCTGCTGCGCCAGATCGTTCACGAGGCTTTCGACGACTATCTCTCTATCGACGTCTCAAGTTTCCAGAAGACTGAACTCAAAATGTCGGCCGAACCACCGGGAGAACATGAGTTCACACCTCTGAAATCAGAGACCCTGGAGTACTTTCAGCGAGCCCGGAGTATCGACAATTTCAGTGACGGAGTGAAATCCTTCGTCGGGCTGCTCTCAGCGGTGTTGAGCGACGAGTATGTTGTCATGCTGA encodes the following:
- a CDS encoding SDR family NAD(P)-dependent oxidoreductase, with protein sequence MSTRPWAVILGASSGTGAAIALEMARSRGFDVFGVHRGRYLEQAARLEQEIAQMGGRIVMHQADAGSPEGAVKGAEAVLAQAGPRSVKLFVHSLASGSLGRLVSGEQDQLHHRQIERTFHAMAHSFVYWAQALVARDLLAPEALLLGLTNPLTESHLYNTVAITAAKAALEIYVRHLAMELGPRGHRVNLLKFGTVMTPAVQHVYSPEALADLNGAHQKMNPIGRMCTVEEVARFVPVLLGEEAVWFNGATIDFTGGMTLRLLDLVLNPRR
- a CDS encoding lysophospholipid acyltransferase family protein, with translation MRQAGGAPLASWLAVFRALRAWHRYEVIGLDTLLSPGAKLIVGYHGRPLAFDQCMLTVELYERLGYLPHGIIHGAFQANRLLRWWIDGLGFVTGDGEELTEVVARGEHILVQPGGTREGCRSFRHRYQVDWGERTGYLRMAIKYGLPIVPVAGRGVDDAYVGLNDGHALGKRLGVPAQLPLWLGLGATGIWPFSLPFPVKMTQYVGAPFTRHLEGQVDPGDREALRHIHHEVRGTVQALLDRARAPQREVS
- a CDS encoding 3-oxoacyl-ACP synthase III family protein is translated as MIPVRILGTSSAAPGRVVTTAELATALGRDPQTVESRTGIHTRHWCAPGTRMAEVGAEVLRGALGTAGLSAGALRRLIFVNSTGGDTLIPATANQVAAALGLSGSCDAFDLNNACMGFLSAFDIAARSIATGLGPVAIVTVEMLSRAVAADSPRSYLVLGDAAAAVVLGAAREGEGLLGSVLSNNGTLPPDTFMGHPLLTGRPERVQFFAAKEEIRRIALEALSSATQAVLEQAQVALRDIEWVLPHQPNGSMFHSVIEALGLDPARTVPVVEELGSVGAAAIPVSLDRLLRTRPVRPGDRILMAGVGAGVSRGALLYRMGS
- a CDS encoding carboxymuconolactone decarboxylase family protein produces the protein MPTTTVQRADALENPSTPPSTPSVELVGILTPEELEALRRGFNPDGMIEPSRQTLVGAFPPIQGYANSFLSYFFSEAKSASGEGISSLSPTERERILITVQVLRTNGNGRFLGIHLYWGLMTGLSVQQIADQLFLIGVYAGLASYTASIATFQTLLRHLKQCVASGEVQAPSILAATAQWFAVT
- a CDS encoding patatin-like phospholipase family protein codes for the protein MTQVLPGSVDPYKSLYAGDVWVHSAGPSGVQDEGGFPVHLVAETACRVRLLAGEEIAALPELAQILEGYGEFQQKKHLFFEALRQTEQFRNVQARQLVDLIDLAEVRTYKRGESVCRQQSGEGRGGYMVLRGELAEFRRLVDPRACPVEKIIERPLSVGNLFGDLLMPPPDRSEPYLVEVRSENALVAFVSHAASERLNHRVPLFKRLRGHAPSQPRTAPEPPTGGSLLPEIVLFRSSLGASAREWGIDPLRALMDAVAEGIRAEYGDAILVVDVVPGPEARMTPCPPRVDSQGQGVTRHRVQAPSGAAVTGMLRALALAEPSWDYLFVRVAPSLWEGLSLPEDGEHGFVPTRRGGLVWKLVLLHSASEEVRLPAGFEPASTLVTVLLGPSPRRVTQADPVGTVRLRLDPRRLTHWERFSTLSPRERDTLLRWGRAITGRLIGVALGGGGSWGLAGLVVLQGMVERRIPIDLVSGTSFGALVASFYCGRGPEGLELLQKQLSLLSWVVRASFLSSEAIAWYVDRMNGGLYLEELEVPCFPVATNVSNAQVHIARWGSLGSGVRASGALAGVFSPAFSDGCRLVDGGFIANVPAAILKTWGASLIVAVNGVAKPPVRRGSKPLFPTRVGWFLHGLNPIERVIDVMRSMIIVFHTSGQQSAQVADVIFNSPFVHYSPGDYAHSQEIMDQAREAARSVLERIQKKWDEMRLPRREREAVPSQSPQETPDADHNSAAG
- a CDS encoding sigma-54-dependent transcriptional regulator, with protein sequence MQEDLSSLVVALSKSGDFEEAATRTLSSLMRLTEEAIASSRYKNHGKVLRGMVHLRRSGGYLRLAILEQGAATVQSAGGAVEAPSLVSATAWHSVVQHNCPVFIDAILGTLRPYSPQDTERLEELLPGGFGSQESRQSFLSRQASHVCVIPLRTLGSGIGGMISLEADCPPAMGQDFVWRECVDRLQMVAEIAAPYLTGLPFPPAPQAEVDEYMPVIGVSMASLLPILDVFSQQEESILISGATGAGKSRLARWCHARSSRRTGPFEVLDLISVPEDLQMAELFGWKRGAFTGAVRDSVGSLGRAEGGTLFIDEIDKLSMKAQAGLLRVLEERTYRVLGDGTGDRSADVRFVIGTNVDLREAVRAGRFREDLYYRINVLPLRVPLLDERRDEIPKWAEYMVNRRHREQFPAGHARLSPEAEQQLSNRSWPGNLRQLDNIIRRAYTLAMVEYGATPELLLKEGHILRALEYEEATGETQAPERGSRSLTEAMRAVATAFIEEAKRRGTPLDLGLTEALTGVVLGQAVQELGREEAFRLVGRENLLKNRNHHKVLKRELEKVEALYRELTGSSSPFSGLLPDEEPG
- a CDS encoding AAA family ATPase yields the protein MIKNLTLRFGQTPASSPLTIPVGSAVVIVGPNNSGKSRLLQEIEHLLKQDPQRKHEFTFRKNDIPQNNIQEYLLLKDIEPEFPQNPSLLQMLVSQIETDLPQAAFASPGETPLPQTVAEGISINDLSKAMDMLTAGKLVLTSQTQLLIEKLKGSLGSFWATLQSDTILKELKNIGHFSKTFEENIKSHQGEAEQALRDTIKAGVLMLSEMQKNTQSRSAKEAIIEVVKDGRIRIRPYLHLIGPKTLRLDGRQRLEHVRPTALPTKDERSNNPLTKLLKDTPSRELLRQIVHEAFDDYLSIDVSSFQKTELKMSAEPPGEHEFTPLKSETLEYFQRARSIDNFSDGVKSFVGLLSAVLSDEYVVMLIDEPEAFLHPPLARRLGQKLHQLSRKRGAHILAATHSSDFLMGCIQASPDVNIVRLTYRQGIPTARLLPVDELQQMMMDPLLRSTGTLSALFHEGAIVCEGDRDRAFYQEINERLLQNKEGADGCLFMNAHSKQAIHRVIKMLRRMGIPAAAVVDLDLIIDENTLKDLLTAVDASPTAIKSLGMIKGEFFRLFVDMASEKEKGKALLKSQGIKALSEKQRQSMISLFFKPLAEQGIFVVPEGEVESWLSNLHPEGGRPSKSDWLDIIFEALGSDPHGKYIHPGTGDVWDFMRGIAKWIGDPNREGLSSHEP